The DNA window CCAATAGCGACCGCCCATTTCTCACAGATCCTGAAATTAGGCGTGGTTTTCCGGGTGTCCAGAAGTTTGGTTTTGGTTCCAACAAGGCGGGAATCCCAGTCATGGGTAAGGGTCGCGATACCACTCATGCGCTGCATGCAGTTCAGCACAAGCCTCTCGGTAGAAAGGATGGACTGTGCGCTTCCGGATACGACAAAGGCAAGATCTCCTGCCTTGGCTGCTTCACCGTCTTTAATGAAAACTTCAACACTCAGGTTTTTGTCAAATGTTTTAAAGATCATCTCGGCCATTTCCACGCCTGCCAGAATGCAGTCCTGCTTTACCAGCAGTTTTGCGCTCTGCTCAAGGTCTTTCGGGATGGTGGAAAGAGTAGAGTGGTCTCCGTCCTGAATATCTTCTTCCAAAGCATTTTTAATGAACTGCTTTAATGCTTTATCGGTCACATATGCCGGTCTTTTCATAGTATGTGGGATTATGCTAAATCTTTGTTGTAAAATGCACCTTTGTTCTCTTTCATTTCCATAGACTGGGTAATGATGAGCCGGGCAACGGTCGTTAAGTTTCTGAGTTCGGACAGCTGAGGGGAAAGGATAGAATAATGGTAGATCTCATCTACAGCTGCCGCGATTTCCTGATGTTTTTGCAGGGCCATACTCAGGCGGCGGTTGCTTCTTACGATACCCACCAGGTCGCTCATCATTTCCTGCAATTGTTTCCTCAGATAGGATACAATCACCATTTCATCCATGATCTTCATGCCTTCCTCGTTCCATTCCGGAACGGCTTTCAGGTCATCAAAGTTGAAACTATTCTGATGCAGGAGCTCTACCGTCTTCATAGCAGCGTTATGTCCGAAGACCAGTCCTTCAAGCAATGAGTTGGAGGCGAGCCTGTTGGCGCCATGCAGTCCGGAATTGGTGCATTCTCCTACAGCAAACAGGTTATGGATGGAAGACTGTCCGTCCCTGTCCACTTCAATCCCGCCCATCAGGTAATGGCAGGCCGGAACTACGGGAATCAGCTGTGAGAAAGGATCAATACCTTCATCCTTGCATTTTTTATAGATGTTGGGGAAGTGTTCCAGGAATTTTTCCCGGTTCATCTCCCGGCAGTCCAGGCCGACATATTCGTCGCCGGTTATTTTCATTTCTGCATCAATGGCGCGCGCTACAATATCCCGGGAAGCCAGTTCTTCACGCTCATCATATTTATGCATGAATTTTTCACCTTTCTTCGTCCTTAATTTGGCTCCGTCACCGCGTACGGCTTCAGAGATCAGGAACAGCATGCCGTCAATCTTGCTGTAGAGGGCCGTAGGGTGGAACTGATAGTACTGCATATTAGATACTTTTCCCCTGGCCCTGGCCACGAAGGCAATCCCGTCACCGGTAGCAATGGTAGGGTTGGTCGTATTCTTATAGACATGGCCTGCTCCTCCTGTAGCTACCAGAGTGATTTTTGAAGTGATTTTTTTGATGGTTTTCTGCTTCTCATCCAGAATATAGGCTCCGTAGCAATGAATATCGCCTTCTACCAGTTCTTTTCCGGGAACATGGTGCTGCGTGATGATATCGATGACATAATGATGGTCGAGGATCTCAATATTGGGACTGCTATTGGCTGTCTGCAGCAGGGCACGCTCAATTTCAAACCCGGTAATATCTTTATGATGGACAATTCTGTTTTCCGTATGCCCGCCTTCTCTTCCTAAAGCGAATTTCCCGTTCTTCATATCGAAGTTGGCTCCCCATTCCACAATTTCATTAAATCTCGCGGGTGCTTCTTTTACCACCATTTCCACAATGTCGCGCAGGCTTCCTCCGTCGCCGGCACGCATGGTATCTTCTATATGCTTATCGAAATTGTCTTTCTTAAAATCCGTGACTACAGCCAGGCCACCCTGCGCGTATTTGGTATTGCTTTCGTCTTTGTCAGACTTGGTGACCATGATGATTTTGGCATCAGGAAACTGTTCAGAAACTTTAATGGCATAGGACAGACCCGAAATACCGGAGCCGATCACTAATACATCCGCTTTTATCATTATGCTTGCTTTAGGTACAATCGTCACAAATAACTAAATAAATGTAAACAATTTTTCGTTTGGTTTTCTTACTTTTTTCATGTGCTGGAAAAGATCTTCTTCCGAGCGGTAGCCCAGTGCCAGGGTAACGGTCACCTTTTCCATGGCAGGATCAATGTTCAGCGTTTCTTCCAGAACATCCTGACGAAAGCCTTCCATCGGACATGAATCCACATGTTCAAGAGCCGCCGCATACATCAGGTTGGCCAATACAATGTACGACTGTTTTTCTGCCCAGTTGAAGATCTGGTCATCTGTCTGCCGGTCCATATGCTGATGAATGCTTTTCTTAAAAGGATCCAGCTCTTCCACAGGAGTATTCCGTATTTCTGCAATGTGGTTGAAATACCCCTGGATATACTTTTCATCAATACTTCTCTTTGAGGTAATAACGATGAGGTGGGAGCAGGTGGAAATCTGTGATGGGTTGTAGAACGAAGGAATCAATTTCTGCTTCATCTCTTCACTCTGCACCACGATGATTTTATAAGGCTGAAGACCCAGAGAACTGGCTGCCAGTTTTCCGGATTCCAGTATGGAATGCAGGGTTTCCTGGGGAATGATTTCCCGGTTGAATATTTTTACAGAATATCTTTTGCTTAAAGCTTCCAAATAGTTCATACAACAAATTTAAGCATTGGATATTAATAAACCGGTTAAAAAATGATATATCATTCAGTAAAAACATAAAAAAAGAGCCACTGTATTCCAGTGGCTCCTGCTGATGAATAGTTGCTATTTATTCCCTGTTTTTAACCAGGATCCATCCTGAATAGGTAACAGAGGTGTTTTTCTTATCGTTTTCATTCCAGGTTACCGAATACCAGTAGCTTCCTGTAGGCACTTTTCGTCCTCCTACCGTGCCATCCCACCGGTAACGGTTGGATTTGTCCCCCTGATGGATTTTAGCTCCGTACCGGTCAAAGATGCTAAACACGAGATTCTTTTTCCCGGCAAGCGCAGAGTAATCAATGGCGTCATTCACGCCGTCTCCGTTAGGTGTGATGACATTGATGATATTAGGTACGGTAATGTCTATTTCCATCGGAGTACAGCTGTAACTGTCCCTTATATAGATTTTGTTTACTCCTCTCGATACGTTTTTAAAGATATTGGAATCCTGCCAGTGTATATTATCCATAGAATACTGGTATGGAGCGGTTCCGCCGTTAACATACACTGTTACCGTTGTGCCGGAGATATCAACGGAAGTAATCACCGGCTGTTCCGATGGATAGACTTTGACGCTTTGGGTAACGACGCAGTCTCCGGTTTTTAATTTCACCCAGTACGTTCCTATGCCTACATTGGTTATGGAACGGGTATTGGCTCCGGTGCTCCACTCATAGCTTGCGAATCCGGGACCTGCATCCAGCGTGGTGGTTGCTTCAGGGCAGATGGTTTTGTCAGCCAGTACAGAAGAATATACGGGAGGAATCACCACCAGCGTGACTTTTGCAATTCCGTAGCATCCGCTGGTGTTGCTTACTTTTACATACACCACCCCGTTAGGAGCGATATAAGCCGTTGGTGTAGAAATCTCATTGGTTCCGTTTACCGCATCTGTGAGCGACGGATAGTATTTTTTGGTGCCAGTTCCCACTGTAGCTGCCGTAAGATTGAATGACGCGGTGGCCGGGCTGGTTTCAATAGGGCAGGATCTCAGAGTAGCATCGGTAACCGTAACTGTGGGAGCAATATTCAGCGTGATTTTGGCATTGGAAACGCATCCCTGGGATGTGGTCACCTTAACGTATACGGTAGCAGCCGGAGAGAAAAATGCAGCAGGATTGGTAATTTCAGGGCCGCCATTATTCAGGTCAGCCAGGGTATTGTAGAATTTTTTGGTGACACCCGGTACATTGGTTACTGCCGCGGTAGTAAGGTCAAAAAGCCCTCCTCCTGCATTATTATTGTTACAGGCTGTAAGGCTCGCATCCTGTGCTGCAAATGGAGTAGGATTCAGCTGAATGACGCCGTCTCCGTTGTCGCAGAGTGTTGAGGTGGGATCTTTGATGACTACAGTAATGGTTGTATTTCCGCTGTACTGGAAGTTAGAAGGATTGGCAATAGGGGTAGAGCTTCCTAAAATATAATAACTAATAATATAGCTGGAAGGATTGGCTACAAATTGCGAAGCGTAAGAGGTCAGGTCTACGATACCGGTACCGCTTGCCGGGTTAACGCAGACAAAAGGGGTCACGGTATTGGTTAAAATAGGAACTTTGTCGATGAATATTTTAGCATTCTTTATAGAATGCCTTGCACTTGCCGCCCCGGTAGCCGCTGAAAATCCGAAATATCCCTGGGTCATGCCTATGGCTCCTCCTGACGGGGCAAAAGACTGATTGACTATCTGTACACCATCAATTTTAATGCTGATGATCCAGTTTGTTGGATTGGTAAGGTCGGTTTGGCCGTTGACTTCCACATGTTTGTACGTTGGTCCCACAAAAGGCTGTGTAGCATTCAGGTCCGGAGAGTGGAAAGTACTTCCCGGAGTGTTGTTATATTCTATATTATTATTGGTTGAATTATTGGTTCCGTACAGCAAATGGACTTTACTCATCTGAGCCTCTGTGCTGTTGTTGAAGATATCAAACCCAACCATCAGTCCGGTAGCATTGGCAGGAATCCCAAGCCCTCCTCCGGTGATAAATCCTGTAGGAGGATTATTCAGGTACCAGAATGTGAATCCGTCTCCTTTTCCGTAAGCAGCCGTTCCGTTGCCATCAATTCTGAAATCAAATTCAACCTTCCACTTATCACAATATTTCAGGTTGATAGGGTCGTTCAGTTTGATCGCACCCGACTGCCCGGTTATGTCGTCAGTCAGCCGGATAAAGTCCGTTACGGTAGTTGCGGAAGGGATAAGCGTCCAGCCGGTGGTATTCACGGGATTACCGGTGAGCTGGTAGGTCTGGGACAATGAATGTTGCGGGATCCCGCAGAACACAAGCAGTAGAAAGTACGTGAGTAGAGCTTTTTTCATCTGATCAGAATTGATTGTTTGTTAATAGAATTGGATATGATATGGCAGTGCATATGCATGTATCATGGTTAAAATAGAAGATCACTCCTGTGCAGAAGTGATCTTCAGATAGTTTATTCTCTGTTTTTTACCAATACCCAGCCTGAATAGTTTGTCTGTGTATTATTTTTATCATTTTCATTCCATGAGATGGTATACCAGTAGGTGCCGGTAAGGATTTTCTTTCCGGATGAAGTTCCGTCCCATTTGTAGTTTCGTATTTTATCTGCCTTGTACAGCTGGTTTCCATAACGGTCATAGATGGTAAATACCAGGTTTTTCTTATAAGCCAGCGCAGAATAGTCGATAAAGTCATTTTTGTTGTCTCCGTTAGGGGTAATGACATTAAGCAGATTCGGAACGGTAACCTGGATCTGAACCGGTTCACAGTTATAGGCATCTTTTACGTATACTTTAACTTCCCCTCTTTTAAGGTCTGTAAAGATATTGGAGTCCTGCCAGTTAATGCCGTCCAGCGAGTATTTGTATGGCGGTAACCCTCCGTTTACATTAATGGTAATGGTATTGTTACTGATGTCGATAGAAGAAATTACCGGTTGTACGGCAGCATTCACTTTAACCATCTGAAGAGTGTAGCAGTTGCCCGTTTTCAGCTTTACCCAGTAAATTCCTACAGGGACTCCCTGGATGGCCTGGGTAGTGGCGCCGGTGCTCCATTCATATCCGTCAAATCCCGGTCCTGCATCCAGTGTGGTTCTTTCTGCGATACAGATGGTTTTATCTTTCAGGACTGATGACTGTACAGGCGGCAATACCTTAAGGGTAATTTTAGCAATCATATAGCAGCCGTTTGAATCAGTGACCTTCACATATATTACTGCATCCGTTGAAATATACGCTGCCGGATTCAAAATCTCATTGGTTCCGCTAACGGCATTCGCAACCGTAGTATAATATTTTTTGGTAACCCCTGTCGCTGAAGTTACATTTGCTGAAGTCAGGTTGAAAGCTCCCGTTGTAGGTGCTGCATCTATAAAACAGGACTGAAGCGTGGCGTCATTCACTGTCGTATTGGGGTGGAAGGTAAGGTTGATCTTGGCGTTTCCTGTACATCCCTGTGATGTGGTCACTTTTACATATACGGTTCCTGCTGCAGAAACGTAAGCAGCCGGGTTGGTAATTTCGTTGGTTCCAGCGGTGAGGTCGTTGAGGGTTTTGTAATATTTTTTTATTACACCGGTCTGAGCGGTTACGTTAGCTACGGTAAGGTCATAGGTTGCCATTCCTGCATTGTTGTTATTACAGGCGGTCAGTGTGGCATCATTCGCTGTAAAAGGAGACAGCGTCAGCAGGATCTTTCCGTCCGGGTTATCACACAGGATCCCGGCGTTATCTTTCACTACTACTGTAATTGACGTATTGGTGCTGAACTGATAGTTGGCAGGATTGGCAATAGGCGTCGAGCTGCCGGTAACATAATAGGTAAATGTATAATTGCCCGGATTGGAAACAAACTGGCTGTTGAAAGAAGTCAGGTTAACCACCGCGTTTCCTGTCGTAGGATTCGGGCAGAATGACTGTGTCGTCGAAGTCTGTAAAATGGATACTTTATCTGTGTATATTTTTGCATTTTTAATGGAATGCCTGGCACTTGCCGCTCCGGTAGACGCTGAAAAGCCAAAATACCCCTGGGTCATTCCCCCTGCTGTCCCGGATGGAGCAAAAGACTGCGAAACAATAGTGTTGTTATCAATCTTTATGGTAATGATCCAGTTAGTTACATTGGCCGGATCTACTTCCCCTGTTACTTCTACGTGCTTGTAATTGGCGCCTACAAAAGGCTGGGTTGCAATAAGGTCCGGTGAGTGGAAAGTACTTCCCGGAGTAGTATTATATTCTATATTGTTTCCTGCGGTATTATTGGTTCCATAGAGCAGGTGAACCTTGCTCATCTGTGCTTCCGTGCTGTTGTTGAAGATATCAAATCCGATCATCAGCCCTGTGGCATTAGCGGGGATCCCGAGTCCGCCACCGGTTACATAGGAGGCAGGAGGATTAGCCAAGTACCAGAACGCAAAGCCATCCCCTTTTCCATAGCTGGCGGTTCCGTTGCCGTCAATCCTGAAATCAAATTCCACCCTCCATTTATTACAGAACTTCAGGTTGATCGGTGCATTGAGCTTGATGCCTCCCACCTGCGAAATCTGATCTGCTGTAAGCTGTATGAAATCGGTATTGACCGTTGCTGAAGGAACTACATCCCATCCGGTTGTGTTGACAGGATTTCCTGTGAGCTGATAGGTTTGGGAGAAAAAAGTTCCGGAAAAGCAAAACAATAGTATAGTTAAATAAGACAGTAGTTTTCTTTTCATTAATATAATACTTTTAATTAGACGCGTAAAGATATTAAATCCTAATTGAATAACAGGTATTACATAATGATTTTGTTATAAATGATGTCTTTTTTTTAATAAATGATAACCCAAATCGAAAATGGTTAAAATTTTAAATAATTAAATTGTCTTATTATAAAATCCTGTTTGCAGATTAAAAGAGCGAATTATTTTCCATGTTTTCAAAGTATATGTCAGTTTCCAGTTGCCCGGAAGCAGCTGCTGCAACGGCAAGTTTATCGCACAGTTCATTTTCAAAATGCCCGGCATGCCCCTTGATCCAGTGCAATTTAGGTGTGTGTTTCTGGTATACTTCAATAAAACGTTTCCATAGATCAGGATTCTTTACGTTTTTCCATCCTCTGCGGACCCAGCCTGAGATCCAGTTCTGGTTTACCGCATCTGCTACGTACTTGCTGTCGGTGTATATATGGATGTCGTTTTCTGTGGATTTAAGCTTCTCAAGCGCTGTAATTACGGCGAGGAGCTCCATCCTGTTATTCGTAGTTTTTCGGAAACCTTTTGAAAACGTTTTCTGGTAATTTTTTTCAGGGACACGCATGAGAATTCCGTATCCTCCTTTTCCGGGATTTCCGCTGCAGGCTCCGTCTGTGTAAATTTCAATTCTCAATGGGTTCCGTCGTAAAATTATAAGTAGCTTCAGGTTCTGTCTGACTTTTAAATGTCCTGAGTGGGTTCAATTAAAAAGGAAAATCGTCATCCTCATCAAAATCATTCATGGAAGATCCTGACAATTGTGAGCTATCCGGAATGTCAAACGCGGCACCCGGCTGGATGGTGGTCCTGATTTTATCAAAGCCATTGGCATCACCAGACCCGAAGTTTGAAGGATAGCCTCCGCCACCCTCGAAAGCTGCTTCTACATCTCCGAATTTGGCAAAATGCTTAAGGAAGGAAAGCCTTACATCTGCAGTGGCACCGTTCCTGTGCTTGGCAATAATAAGCTCTGCCTGATTTTCCGTTGAGGTTTCCTGTCCTTCTTCATCGTTGTCCCAGACAGTAATTTTGTAATATTCAGGACGGAAGATGAAGGATACTATATCCGCATCCTGCTCAATTGCTCCGGATTCCCTCAGGTCAGAAAGCTGGGGTCTTTTACCCGGGCGGGCTTCCACACTCCTGGAGAGCTGAGAAAGTGCAATAACCGGCACGTTAAGTTCCTTGGCAATAGCCTTCAGTGAACGTGAAATCATGGAAATCTCCTGTTCACGGTTTCCTACGCCTTTACCACCGCTTCCGGCAGTCATCAGCTGAAGGTAATCCACCATGATTAGCCTTACACCATGCTGCATCACCAGTCTCCGGCATTTTGCCCGGAAATCGAATATGGAGAGGGAAGGCGTCTCATCAATATAAAGCGGCGCATTCTCCAGCTCGGAAACATTGGAGAACAGCCTTTGCCATTCATCATCGTCCAGGGTACCTTTTCTGAGTTTCTCCGATGAAATCCTGGTTTCCGAGGCGATCATCCTGGTGATCAGCTGTACGGACGCCATCTCGAGAGAGAACAGTGCCATTGGGATTTTATGCCCTACCGCGATATTTCTGGCCATGGACAGCAGGAATGCTGTCTTCCCCATTGCCGGACGTGCCGCAATGATGATGAGGTCAGAATTCTGCCACCCTCCTGTTTCTTTATCTACATCCCGGAATCCTGATGGTACTCCGGAAAGTCCCTGCTTATCTTTAAGGGACTTAATTGTTTCAATCGCTTGTTTTACAAGGGAATTGGCGGTGTCAAATCCTTTTTTAATGGTTCCGTTGGTGATTTCGAAGAAAGACTGTTCCGCCTTATCCAGAAGTTCAAAAACGTCTGTTGATTCTTTATAGGCAGAATCGATAACATTGGCGGAAACATTGATCAGGCTCCGCAGGATATATTTTTCAAGGATAACCCGTACGTGGTATTCGATATGGGCAGAAGAACTTACCCCCATGGTAAGGTCAATAATATAATGATCTCCGCCCGCAGTATACAGTTTCTCTTCTTTTTTCAGGTCCTGTATGATGGTCATCAGGTCTACCGGATGGTTCCCTTCATATAGTTTCAGGATGGTTGCAAAAATTACCTGATGCCTCGGATCATAGAAAACTTCAGGAGTAAGCAGGTCAATGGAATGGTCAAGCCCTTTTTTATCAATTAAAAAAGTTCCGATCACCAGTCTTTCAAAATCCACTGCATTAGGAGGCATTTTTCCATCAGCAATTGACAGCTCTCTGGCAAAATTTCCATGTGTGAGAGATGATAATGTTTCTTTCTGCGCCATGATGCAAAGATAGTTTTTTTGAAAAGTAAATTAAAAATAGTAATCCACAAATTAAAGGGATCAGGAGCAAATGCCCATCAAATCAGGCAATGCGGTGTGTAAAAAAAAATCACCCTGCAAGAGGGTGATTTTTTAAGTATTTGAAAACGAAGGCTATTCCCTGTTTTTCACCAGTATCCATCCGGTATATTTCGTCTGGGTATTGTTTTTATCGTTCTCGGTCCACGTGATGGTGTACCAGTACGTTCCGGTAAGAACTTTTTTACCTCCGGAGGTACCGTTCCATTTGAAGTTTCTTAGCTGGTCCGCTACGTAAAGCTGGTTTCCATATCGGTCATAGATGGTGAATACCAGGTTTTTCTTGTAGGCTAAAGCCGTGTAGTCTATTTCATCGTTGATATTGTCACCATTAGGCGTGATGACATTGATCAGATTCGGAACCGTTACCTGTACTTCTACAGGATTACAGTCGTAAGCATCTTTCACATATACTTTAGCTTCTCCTCTCGGAAGTCCTGTGAAAACATTTGAATCCTGCCAGTTCACACCGTCAATAGAATATTGGTATGGGCTCTTCCCGCCGTTTGCGGTGATGGTAATGGTATTGTTGGAAATCTCTATGCCGGTAATCACGGGCTGTTCGGAAGAATAGACACGGACATTCTGGAGCGTGAAGCATTTTCCTGTTTTCAGTTTTACCCAATACATCCCTACACTTACGCCCTGGATGCTTTGTGTGGTAGCACCGGTACTCCACTCATATCCGTCAAAGCCGGGACCGGCATCCAGCGTAGTCCTGTCTTCAATACAAATGGTCTGGTCTTTCAGGACGGTAGATTTTACCGGAGGAAGAACTATAAGATTGATTTTTGAAATGGCAAAACATCCGTCTGCGCTTGTTACCCTCACGTACACTACACCATTCGCTGAAATATAAGCTGCAGGATTAAGGATTTCATTCGTCTGGCTCAGTGCATTGGCATTGGTCGTATAAAATTTCTTGGTAATACCGGTCTG is part of the Chryseobacterium camelliae genome and encodes:
- a CDS encoding T9SS type B sorting domain-containing protein, whose amino-acid sequence is MKRKLLSYLTILLFCFSGTFFSQTYQLTGNPVNTTGWDVVPSATVNTDFIQLTADQISQVGGIKLNAPINLKFCNKWRVEFDFRIDGNGTASYGKGDGFAFWYLANPPASYVTGGGLGIPANATGLMIGFDIFNNSTEAQMSKVHLLYGTNNTAGNNIEYNTTPGSTFHSPDLIATQPFVGANYKHVEVTGEVDPANVTNWIITIKIDNNTIVSQSFAPSGTAGGMTQGYFGFSASTGAASARHSIKNAKIYTDKVSILQTSTTQSFCPNPTTGNAVVNLTSFNSQFVSNPGNYTFTYYVTGSSTPIANPANYQFSTNTSITVVVKDNAGILCDNPDGKILLTLSPFTANDATLTACNNNNAGMATYDLTVANVTAQTGVIKKYYKTLNDLTAGTNEITNPAAYVSAAGTVYVKVTTSQGCTGNAKINLTFHPNTTVNDATLQSCFIDAAPTTGAFNLTSANVTSATGVTKKYYTTVANAVSGTNEILNPAAYISTDAVIYVKVTDSNGCYMIAKITLKVLPPVQSSVLKDKTICIAERTTLDAGPGFDGYEWSTGATTQAIQGVPVGIYWVKLKTGNCYTLQMVKVNAAVQPVISSIDISNNTITINVNGGLPPYKYSLDGINWQDSNIFTDLKRGEVKVYVKDAYNCEPVQIQVTVPNLLNVITPNGDNKNDFIDYSALAYKKNLVFTIYDRYGNQLYKADKIRNYKWDGTSSGKKILTGTYWYTISWNENDKNNTQTNYSGWVLVKNRE
- the rnhA gene encoding ribonuclease HI; the encoded protein is MRIEIYTDGACSGNPGKGGYGILMRVPEKNYQKTFSKGFRKTTNNRMELLAVITALEKLKSTENDIHIYTDSKYVADAVNQNWISGWVRRGWKNVKNPDLWKRFIEVYQKHTPKLHWIKGHAGHFENELCDKLAVAAAASGQLETDIYFENMENNSLF
- the dnaB gene encoding replicative DNA helicase; protein product: MAQKETLSSLTHGNFARELSIADGKMPPNAVDFERLVIGTFLIDKKGLDHSIDLLTPEVFYDPRHQVIFATILKLYEGNHPVDLMTIIQDLKKEEKLYTAGGDHYIIDLTMGVSSSAHIEYHVRVILEKYILRSLINVSANVIDSAYKESTDVFELLDKAEQSFFEITNGTIKKGFDTANSLVKQAIETIKSLKDKQGLSGVPSGFRDVDKETGGWQNSDLIIIAARPAMGKTAFLLSMARNIAVGHKIPMALFSLEMASVQLITRMIASETRISSEKLRKGTLDDDEWQRLFSNVSELENAPLYIDETPSLSIFDFRAKCRRLVMQHGVRLIMVDYLQLMTAGSGGKGVGNREQEISMISRSLKAIAKELNVPVIALSQLSRSVEARPGKRPQLSDLRESGAIEQDADIVSFIFRPEYYKITVWDNDEEGQETSTENQAELIIAKHRNGATADVRLSFLKHFAKFGDVEAAFEGGGGYPSNFGSGDANGFDKIRTTIQPGAAFDIPDSSQLSGSSMNDFDEDDDFPF
- a CDS encoding T9SS type B sorting domain-containing protein, which produces MKKALLTYFLLLVFCGIPQHSLSQTYQLTGNPVNTTGWTLIPSATTVTDFIRLTDDITGQSGAIKLNDPINLKYCDKWKVEFDFRIDGNGTAAYGKGDGFTFWYLNNPPTGFITGGGLGIPANATGLMVGFDIFNNSTEAQMSKVHLLYGTNNSTNNNIEYNNTPGSTFHSPDLNATQPFVGPTYKHVEVNGQTDLTNPTNWIISIKIDGVQIVNQSFAPSGGAIGMTQGYFGFSAATGAASARHSIKNAKIFIDKVPILTNTVTPFVCVNPASGTGIVDLTSYASQFVANPSSYIISYYILGSSTPIANPSNFQYSGNTTITVVIKDPTSTLCDNGDGVIQLNPTPFAAQDASLTACNNNNAGGGLFDLTTAAVTNVPGVTKKFYNTLADLNNGGPEITNPAAFFSPAATVYVKVTTSQGCVSNAKITLNIAPTVTVTDATLRSCPIETSPATASFNLTAATVGTGTKKYYPSLTDAVNGTNEISTPTAYIAPNGVVYVKVSNTSGCYGIAKVTLVVIPPVYSSVLADKTICPEATTTLDAGPGFASYEWSTGANTRSITNVGIGTYWVKLKTGDCVVTQSVKVYPSEQPVITSVDISGTTVTVYVNGGTAPYQYSMDNIHWQDSNIFKNVSRGVNKIYIRDSYSCTPMEIDITVPNIINVITPNGDGVNDAIDYSALAGKKNLVFSIFDRYGAKIHQGDKSNRYRWDGTVGGRKVPTGSYWYSVTWNENDKKNTSVTYSGWILVKNRE
- a CDS encoding NAD(P)H-dependent oxidoreductase, which codes for MNYLEALSKRYSVKIFNREIIPQETLHSILESGKLAASSLGLQPYKIIVVQSEEMKQKLIPSFYNPSQISTCSHLIVITSKRSIDEKYIQGYFNHIAEIRNTPVEELDPFKKSIHQHMDRQTDDQIFNWAEKQSYIVLANLMYAAALEHVDSCPMEGFRQDVLEETLNIDPAMEKVTVTLALGYRSEEDLFQHMKKVRKPNEKLFTFI
- the nadC gene encoding carboxylating nicotinate-nucleotide diphosphorylase, with the translated sequence MKRPAYVTDKALKQFIKNALEEDIQDGDHSTLSTIPKDLEQSAKLLVKQDCILAGVEMAEMIFKTFDKNLSVEVFIKDGEAAKAGDLAFVVSGSAQSILSTERLVLNCMQRMSGIATLTHDWDSRLVGTKTKLLDTRKTTPNFRICEKWAVAIGGGTNHRYGLYDMIMLKDNHIDYNGSITNAVKMAKDYIKKNKKKLKIEVETRNLEEVEEAIRAKADRIMLDNMDVKTMKKAVKMISGACESEASGGITRDMLKEIASTGVTYISAGALTHSAQNIDLSLKAVK
- the nadB gene encoding L-aspartate oxidase, with translation MIKADVLVIGSGISGLSYAIKVSEQFPDAKIIMVTKSDKDESNTKYAQGGLAVVTDFKKDNFDKHIEDTMRAGDGGSLRDIVEMVVKEAPARFNEIVEWGANFDMKNGKFALGREGGHTENRIVHHKDITGFEIERALLQTANSSPNIEILDHHYVIDIITQHHVPGKELVEGDIHCYGAYILDEKQKTIKKITSKITLVATGGAGHVYKNTTNPTIATGDGIAFVARARGKVSNMQYYQFHPTALYSKIDGMLFLISEAVRGDGAKLRTKKGEKFMHKYDEREELASRDIVARAIDAEMKITGDEYVGLDCREMNREKFLEHFPNIYKKCKDEGIDPFSQLIPVVPACHYLMGGIEVDRDGQSSIHNLFAVGECTNSGLHGANRLASNSLLEGLVFGHNAAMKTVELLHQNSFNFDDLKAVPEWNEEGMKIMDEMVIVSYLRKQLQEMMSDLVGIVRSNRRLSMALQKHQEIAAAVDEIYHYSILSPQLSELRNLTTVARLIITQSMEMKENKGAFYNKDLA